TTGAAACCCTCGATCCAGAATCACACCATCTTTTGAGTTTACTGTATCCCAACCTGGTACGGCATCACGTCGAAGATCCCCACATGGGACGACTCAAGGGAGTGTATCGGCGCACCTGGTATGCCAACCAGTTGCTGGTGCAGTCGTTTAAATTGGTTTTGCAGGCATTGCAGGAGGTTCAGGTAAATCCTTTAGCGCTGGGGGAGATGGCGCTGGTTTCAACCTGTTATGCAGATTATGGTCATCGTCCCGTTTACCAGCTTGACGTGCTGGTGCCTCGCAGTCAGACGTTGGAGGCGATCGATACCTTGCTGCAAATCGGCTGGACCGCTCACGGCTACAGGCCTCAATCGGGAGATCGCCTCTGGAAACCGATGCCGTTCTGGAAGGACACGCCAGTTCAAAATGCCCCCAATATCCACCTCAATTTACACAATAATCTCTTTCAGGCGGCACCGCAAAGTTTCACCGACGAACAACTGTGGGCAAATGCAGTGGTTACCCAAATCAGCGACCTTTCGGTGCCAGTACTCAGTCCAGTCGATCAACTCCTGCATCTGTGTCTCAAGAGTAATAAGGAACAGCAGCAGCGACCGATTTATTGGCTTGCAGATGCAGCAATGTTAATCAATCTAATGTCTCAAGAGGCAGACTGGGTAAGGCTGGTGACGCAGGCGCAGCGATATCAGATCATTTTACCCCTGCGGTATTTTCTGATGCATCTGCAAGCCGTGCTGCATCTGCCGATTCCGGATTGGGTGTTGCCCAGCTTAGACAAAATGGCAATTTCCTATCACGAACTGCTGGAATACAACCTCATGCCTGATAACAAGCTGCTGTTGCTGAAGGCACGAATGGTGAGACTCCGCCAGCGATGGAAGGGGTTGTTTACCTCACAGAGGGCATCAACGCTATGAATCATCGTCTTGCGATCGCCCAGCGCAATTTCTTCCAGAAGCTGTTCAGTAGGGATGTTCATCATCTCTGGGATCTGGTGATTCAATTAGTATCGCGGGAACTCAAACTGCGGTACAAGCGATCGGTACTTGGCATTGCCTGGACGTTGCTAAATCCCCTGCTACAACTGCTGGTGTTTGCCACTGTATTTCGAGGGGTATTGCAACTGAATATTCCCCACTACGCATCTTCTGTATTTTGCGGATTAATGGTGTGGAACTGGTTTCAATCTTCCTTAACTGATGGCACGGGGGTGATTAATGCAAACCCCACACTCATCCGTCAGCCCGGTTTCCCCAGCATTATTCTACCGATTGTCGTAATCTTGGTTCACATGGTGCATTTTCTACTAGCCCTGCCTGTTCTGGTGATATTTCTGCTGATCGATGGGGTAATGCTACAAACCACCCTCTGGCAGTTGCCCCTGTTAATGCTGCTGCAACTGGGATTTACAGCAGGTTTATCCTATATTCTGGCAGCTACTAACGTGATGTTTCATGATACCCGCTACACAGTGGGTGTGCTGTTGCAACTGCTCTTCTATGCCACACCCATATTCTATGATCTTAGCCATATCCCAGTGCGGTATCAGTTCTGGTATCAGTTAAATCCCATTGCCCACCTGGTCACCGCTTATCGGGGAATATTGATTCAGGGTGTTCCACCCAACTGGTTCCCACTCTTAGGGGTAGGTGTGGTTGCCATTGGGCTATTTATGGTGGGGCGCACCTACTTTATGGTGCAGAGCGATCGCTTTGTGGAGGAACTCTAGATGCATCCCGCTATCACGGTTCAGAGTTTAGGCAAGCGATTTCGGTGCTACACTCGGCATCACTCTCGCACCATTATGGAGGCAGCTTTAGCAGGCTGGCGAGGCGTGAGATCCAATGATTACTTCTGGGCCCTACGAGATGTCAGCTTCACGGTTGCCCCCGGAGAAATGCTGGGGGTTGTGGGCAGAAATGGGGCAGGAAAGTCCACGCTGTTGCGCCTGCTGGGGCGAGTTGGGCGACCGGATGAAGGCAACATCGTGCTGAACGGACGCGTGGGCGCACTGCTCGATCTAGGAGCCGGGTTCCACACCGATTTGACCGGACGAGAAAATGTGTTTGTCAATGCGGTGGTTGCCGGACTGTTGCAGCGTGAGGTGAGACGACAATTTGACTCTATTGTAGAATTCGCCGAGATCGCACAATTTATTGACAATCCTATTCGTACTTACAGTACAGGGATGATGATGCGTCTGGCATTTTCGGTAGCGGTTCATACGCATCCGGCTATTTTGCTGGTGGACGAACACCTGTCGGTGGGAGATCAGGCATTTCAAAATAAGTGTCTCGATCGCATTGCTCAGATGAAGGCGGAGGGTTGTGCTGTGGTGTTGATTTCCCATAACGCCAAGCAGATTGAAGAACTGTGCGATCGCGCTATCTGGTTGAATCAGGGGCGGATCTGGGCAGAAGGCGAGGCGGATACTGTGGTCGAGCAGTACCGAGGAGCAATGGGAGCAGTTTCCCCTTCAGAGGAACTCACGCAATAAAACTCAGGAATTTATTTAATTTAAGCATTCATTCACAATAAAAGAGCATTTGAGAACTAATAACCCAAGTTGCTAGTGATAAATTGGATGTACTCTTGAGGGATTTGGGATTGGGGGACACGGGGAGGAAAATTTAATTAGCAATCAACAATCAACAATCAACAATTAATAATTAATAAAATGGATTATGACACTCTAGATTGGATGTTTCGCTATATAAATGTTGAATCATACGTATGGGAATTAGTTCAGCAAAAAGTCCTAAACCAGTTTACAGAAACCGATCGCCTCTCGTTTTTCCAGACGCTGCATCTTTGCTTTCAACGTATTGCACAGGCAAAAGGCACCATTGATCGGTTCTATAGCATCGGCGGCTATACCATTCGGTTAAGTTTTGGTAGCGATCTCGTGGCAACTCAACTGACCCCAGCGATCTCCCATCTAGAAACCAACCCAACAGAATATCCCGCTCTCACCATTTGCCTTTGGGATAATGCCACAACCAAAACTCAACTCCCTGGATTGATGCCTGCTTTCATCCGGATATTCCAATGGTATTGGCATGAATACCTGGATGGTCGTATGAATGTGAAGGCGTTATGTAGCGATCGCTTCCAAATGCATTTCAAAATGGGTCCGAATATCTTTAGTGCCCTGGATTTTCAGCAAAACCTGGCGCTGTACTGGATTGATGATGCCACTTTGTTACCCTACTGGGAGCGAGGTTCACCATTGCAAAATATCCTCAGTTGGTGGACGAGCAGGCAGCAGCGACAGTATGTCCACGCTGCCGCAGTGGGAACCGCAACAGGCGGCGTTTTGCTGGCTGCAAAGGGGGGATCGGGCAAATCCACCTCTGCCCTCTCCTGCCTGAATTCATCGCTCA
This genomic window from Merismopedia glauca CCAP 1448/3 contains:
- a CDS encoding ABC transporter ATP-binding protein, with protein sequence MEAALAGWRGVRSNDYFWALRDVSFTVAPGEMLGVVGRNGAGKSTLLRLLGRVGRPDEGNIVLNGRVGALLDLGAGFHTDLTGRENVFVNAVVAGLLQREVRRQFDSIVEFAEIAQFIDNPIRTYSTGMMMRLAFSVAVHTHPAILLVDEHLSVGDQAFQNKCLDRIAQMKAEGCAVVLISHNAKQIEELCDRAIWLNQGRIWAEGEADTVVEQYRGAMGAVSPSEELTQ
- a CDS encoding serine kinase, producing the protein MDYDTLDWMFRYINVESYVWELVQQKVLNQFTETDRLSFFQTLHLCFQRIAQAKGTIDRFYSIGGYTIRLSFGSDLVATQLTPAISHLETNPTEYPALTICLWDNATTKTQLPGLMPAFIRIFQWYWHEYLDGRMNVKALCSDRFQMHFKMGPNIFSALDFQQNLALYWIDDATLLPYWERGSPLQNILSWWTSRQQRQYVHAAAVGTATGGVLLAAKGGSGKSTSALSCLNSSLTYASDDYCLISTDPIPYVYSLYNTAKLKGAKDLERFPELTPLITNGDRLHEEKALIFLNQHFPEKVVSGFPLRAILVPKITGERDTRLSKSTAIAALKALAPSTLFQLSGTGESSFQMMSQVVKQLPCFTLELGTDISQIPQVILEFLNASETSFGSLSTVHSR
- a CDS encoding nucleotidyltransferase family protein; this encodes MNTTSVILTLALNYRHEYVLSHIQRSLLQAALLREQSALEAWQQWRNQVDIETLDPESHHLLSLLYPNLVRHHVEDPHMGRLKGVYRRTWYANQLLVQSFKLVLQALQEVQVNPLALGEMALVSTCYADYGHRPVYQLDVLVPRSQTLEAIDTLLQIGWTAHGYRPQSGDRLWKPMPFWKDTPVQNAPNIHLNLHNNLFQAAPQSFTDEQLWANAVVTQISDLSVPVLSPVDQLLHLCLKSNKEQQQRPIYWLADAAMLINLMSQEADWVRLVTQAQRYQIILPLRYFLMHLQAVLHLPIPDWVLPSLDKMAISYHELLEYNLMPDNKLLLLKARMVRLRQRWKGLFTSQRASTL
- a CDS encoding ABC transporter permease, whose amino-acid sequence is MNHRLAIAQRNFFQKLFSRDVHHLWDLVIQLVSRELKLRYKRSVLGIAWTLLNPLLQLLVFATVFRGVLQLNIPHYASSVFCGLMVWNWFQSSLTDGTGVINANPTLIRQPGFPSIILPIVVILVHMVHFLLALPVLVIFLLIDGVMLQTTLWQLPLLMLLQLGFTAGLSYILAATNVMFHDTRYTVGVLLQLLFYATPIFYDLSHIPVRYQFWYQLNPIAHLVTAYRGILIQGVPPNWFPLLGVGVVAIGLFMVGRTYFMVQSDRFVEEL